In Hyla sarda isolate aHylSar1 chromosome 9, aHylSar1.hap1, whole genome shotgun sequence, the following proteins share a genomic window:
- the LOC130290281 gene encoding protocadherin-19-like encodes MPRVPIPSRAKSPEHGRNVIALSIEATNVDTEAFEDCNTKRTFATFGKDGNEHNTDDGRATLKGKRTVDLPICSPKVNGAIREAGNGCEAISPITSPLHLKSPLPAKPTATYNIMHCTGNRDMEQFVSNGPSRPSEAEPRGADSENVLHEINPLLQECREKDSMGVKRLKDIVL; translated from the coding sequence ATGCCCCGTGTCCCCATCCCTAGTCGAGCCAAGTCCCCGGAGCACGGAAGAAATGTCATTGCTTTGTCTATAGAAGCCACCAATGTGGACACTGAAGCCTTCGAGGACTGCAACACTAAAAGAACTTTTGCAACTTTTGGCAAAGACGGAAACGAGCATAATACTGATGACGGCAGGGCTACCCTAAAAGGGAAAAGGACAGTGGATCTGCCTATCTGCAGCCCCAAGGTCAACGGCGCCATTCGCGAAGCAGGAAACGGCTGTGAGGCCATCAGCCCCATCACTTCTCCTCTGCATCTAAAGAGTCCTCTGCCTGCCAAACCCACCGCAACGTACAATATAATGCACTGCACCGGAAACCGTGACATGGAGCAGTTTGTAAGCAATGGTCCTTCTCGACCTTCAGAAGCAGAGCCCCGGGGGGCAGACAGTGAAAATGTATTGCATGAGATCAATCCATTATTGCAAGAATGTCGAGAAAAAGACTCAATGGGTGTAAAGAGACTAAAAGACATTGTTCTCTAA